A single genomic interval of Longimicrobium sp. harbors:
- a CDS encoding zinc ribbon domain-containing protein — MDALDRLYRRIATALARDPGRALTIGDLYQEVVPYRLIRSELGFAELAEYEHALLRLLSGEREYLETDRAEVMDEFRRELQAPNPILGIYRDYAEVGVQPNPFAQPPQPDPTAPPVVASAPASAAPRTASAPAVEKPADAAPPADPPRPRPKPCPACRSPLPVERQARFCPFCGKVLVPVPCADCSAMLEPEWGFCATCGAPRTAGAGSPPPSRPEQRLR; from the coding sequence GTGGACGCACTCGACCGGCTGTACCGGCGCATCGCCACGGCGCTTGCGCGCGACCCCGGGCGGGCGCTGACCATCGGCGACCTGTACCAGGAGGTGGTGCCGTACCGGCTGATCCGCTCGGAGCTGGGCTTCGCGGAGCTGGCGGAGTACGAGCACGCCCTGCTGCGCCTCCTTTCGGGTGAGCGCGAGTACCTGGAAACGGACCGCGCGGAGGTGATGGACGAGTTCCGGCGCGAGCTGCAGGCGCCCAACCCCATCCTGGGCATCTACCGCGACTACGCCGAGGTGGGCGTGCAGCCCAACCCCTTCGCGCAGCCGCCGCAGCCCGATCCTACCGCGCCGCCGGTGGTCGCCTCCGCCCCGGCGTCCGCCGCGCCGCGGACCGCATCCGCGCCCGCCGTGGAGAAGCCGGCAGACGCCGCGCCCCCCGCCGATCCTCCCCGCCCGCGTCCCAAGCCGTGCCCGGCGTGCCGCTCGCCCCTGCCGGTGGAGCGGCAGGCGCGCTTCTGCCCCTTCTGCGGCAAGGTGCTGGTGCCCGTGCCCTGCGCGGACTGCAGCGCCATGCTGGAGCCCGAGTGGGGCTTCTGCGCCACCTGCGGCGCGCCGCGTACGGCGGGCGCGGGAAGCCCGCCTCCGTCACGCCCGGAACAACGCTTGCGGTAG
- a CDS encoding tetratricopeptide repeat protein, whose protein sequence is MTFGPESTLRPLRQRASDLDALRTGASAPGAIVRVAHAADTTLRRMLRDDTTAPVELRLRALSEDDLSTPDLLAELRRRNRVPMELAAAFHELHGAAERIGRGADALPRDAELALSVAGGIESHVLALPPAHLEDPALPDDDEPLVRDDEAPVHAVPAEARRRFPWQALLALGVLGLLLVAAVRMRGGEDDGALQRGEQAFLAGRVTEAEREFRAHAGEHPRDALARVYLARIYREAGRPADARRELQAGLDANPEHAELHAELGYLLLDARRAPEAVERFRVALRHDRESLRAWGGLVRALRESGRAAEADQELRRAPAELRTLMRSAPREPAPAQP, encoded by the coding sequence GTGACCTTCGGCCCCGAGAGCACGCTTCGCCCGCTGCGCCAGCGCGCCTCCGACCTGGACGCGCTGCGCACGGGCGCCAGCGCGCCCGGGGCCATCGTGCGTGTGGCCCACGCGGCCGACACCACGCTGCGCCGCATGCTGCGCGACGACACCACCGCCCCGGTGGAGCTGCGACTGCGCGCGCTTTCCGAGGACGACCTTTCCACCCCCGACCTTCTGGCCGAGCTGCGGCGCCGCAACCGCGTGCCCATGGAGCTGGCGGCGGCGTTCCACGAGCTTCACGGCGCCGCCGAGCGCATCGGCCGCGGGGCGGATGCGCTGCCCCGCGACGCCGAGCTGGCGCTGTCCGTCGCGGGCGGAATCGAGTCGCACGTCCTGGCGCTCCCGCCGGCGCACCTGGAAGACCCCGCGCTCCCTGACGACGACGAGCCGCTGGTGCGCGACGACGAGGCGCCCGTGCACGCCGTGCCCGCCGAGGCGCGCCGCCGCTTTCCCTGGCAGGCGCTGCTGGCGCTCGGCGTGCTGGGCCTCCTGCTCGTCGCCGCGGTCCGCATGCGCGGGGGCGAAGACGATGGTGCACTGCAGCGGGGCGAGCAGGCGTTCCTGGCCGGCCGCGTGACCGAGGCCGAACGGGAGTTCCGCGCCCATGCCGGCGAGCATCCGCGCGACGCTCTGGCCCGCGTGTACCTGGCCCGCATTTACCGCGAAGCGGGTCGCCCGGCGGACGCGCGGCGCGAGCTGCAGGCGGGGCTGGACGCCAATCCCGAGCACGCAGAGCTTCACGCGGAGCTGGGATACCTGCTGCTGGACGCGCGCCGCGCCCCCGAGGCGGTGGAGCGTTTTCGCGTGGCCCTGCGGCACGACCGCGAGTCGCTCCGCGCGTGGGGCGGCCTGGTGCGCGCGCTTCGCGAGTCGGGCCGCGCCGCCGAGGCCGACCAGGAGCTGCGCCGCGCCCCCGCCGAGCTGCGCACGCTGATGCGCTCGGCCCCGCGCGAGCCGGCGCCGGCCCAACCCTGA
- a CDS encoding tetratricopeptide repeat protein yields the protein MGTSYLSSEEYDELAHKHYDAGDYDEALGVLREGIAQYPDSVLLHVGLGYTRIAREEYAWARQCFESALELDSEYEDAWVGLGETLLKFGRVEEALSCFGQIDEMGLGDDLELGLTVGRALYREGLFTDARARFAALSTTHADNAELAAARGYTLHALGDDLGARRELRRATRLDADLHEARIYLSHLLHDRGDLRGALTELEQVPPAEHWDTLSVWRYVELKMQLDGVAEGDPWFAPWKERLAEFDAEPDDIDHLLAEVEASFEGAVDEQAQAALELSAQMDFMMKILGPPSPDAALPSMHRVRTAEGSIFQGSWDEIVRGMRDSCGEPQMPLGAFMRRAARQIRERTGRDVPVHSAEAFLKAGARMGLLRIEE from the coding sequence ATGGGAACCTCATATCTCAGCTCCGAAGAGTACGACGAGCTGGCGCACAAGCACTACGACGCCGGCGACTACGACGAGGCGCTGGGCGTGCTTCGCGAGGGCATTGCGCAGTATCCCGACTCCGTGCTCCTGCACGTGGGGCTGGGCTACACGCGCATTGCCCGCGAAGAGTACGCATGGGCGCGGCAGTGCTTCGAATCGGCCCTGGAGCTGGACTCGGAGTACGAGGACGCCTGGGTGGGGCTGGGCGAAACCCTGCTGAAGTTCGGCCGGGTGGAGGAAGCGCTCAGCTGCTTCGGGCAGATCGACGAGATGGGGTTGGGCGACGACCTGGAGCTGGGCCTTACCGTGGGCCGGGCGCTCTATCGTGAGGGGCTGTTCACCGACGCCCGGGCGCGCTTCGCCGCGCTGTCGACGACGCACGCCGACAATGCCGAGCTGGCGGCGGCGCGCGGCTACACGCTTCACGCGCTGGGCGACGACCTGGGCGCCCGCCGCGAGCTGCGCCGGGCGACGCGGCTGGACGCGGACCTTCACGAGGCGCGCATCTACCTGTCGCACCTGCTTCACGACCGCGGCGACCTGCGCGGCGCGCTCACCGAGCTGGAGCAGGTGCCCCCGGCCGAGCACTGGGACACGCTCTCCGTGTGGCGCTACGTGGAGCTGAAGATGCAGCTGGACGGCGTGGCCGAGGGCGACCCCTGGTTCGCGCCGTGGAAGGAGCGCCTGGCCGAGTTCGACGCCGAGCCCGACGACATCGACCACCTGCTGGCCGAGGTGGAAGCCTCGTTCGAGGGCGCGGTCGACGAGCAGGCGCAGGCCGCGCTGGAGCTGTCGGCCCAGATGGACTTCATGATGAAGATCCTGGGCCCGCCCTCGCCCGACGCCGCGCTGCCGTCCATGCACCGCGTGCGCACGGCCGAGGGCTCCATCTTCCAGGGCAGCTGGGACGAGATCGTCCGGGGGATGCGCGATTCGTGCGGCGAGCCGCAGATGCCGCTGGGCGCCTTCATGCGGCGCGCGGCGCGGCAGATCCGCGAGCGCACCGGCCGCGACGTTCCCGTCCACAGCGCCGAGGCCTTTCTCAAGGCGGGCGCGCGGATGGGCCTGCTGCGCATCGAGGAGTGA
- a CDS encoding MarR family transcriptional regulator: MDATSARDTDGRVEQLADRLHSASIHLLRRLRREDDGSGLSAPHLSALSVLVFGGPMSLGELASAEQVRPPSMTRIVRNLEAHGLLTREPHPDDGRAIVLRATDEGRRILHEGRARRVHSLAERLRALNPAEIDCLERAAELIGRVVR, from the coding sequence ATGGACGCGACGAGCGCAAGAGACACGGACGGGCGGGTGGAGCAGCTGGCGGACCGGCTGCACTCGGCGAGCATTCACCTGCTGCGCCGCCTTCGCCGCGAGGACGACGGGTCGGGGCTGTCGGCGCCGCACCTGTCGGCGCTCTCAGTGCTGGTGTTCGGCGGGCCGATGTCGCTGGGGGAGCTGGCGTCCGCGGAGCAGGTTCGTCCGCCGTCGATGACGCGCATCGTGCGCAACCTGGAGGCGCACGGACTGCTGACGCGCGAGCCGCACCCCGACGACGGCCGCGCGATCGTGCTGCGAGCCACGGACGAGGGGCGGCGGATTCTGCACGAGGGCCGCGCCCGGCGCGTGCACTCCCTGGCCGAGCGCCTGCGCGCTTTGAACCCTGCCGAGATCGACTGCCTGGAGCGCGCCGCGGAGCTGATTGGCCGGGTGGTGCGGTGA
- a CDS encoding ankyrin repeat domain-containing protein has translation MSFAQLAEVVKAGDAEALRALLQGDGHAAHARGDDGESPLLMALYHGRRDLAEMLVAHGRQPDGFEAAAMGDVARVQALLDEDEGLLTRYTHDGWTVLHYAGFFGHLPLLRLLLEHGADPHAISRNGMSNTPLHAALAGPLPLEGVRLLLDAGADPNARQHGGFVALHSAAQRGAIDLIDVLLDADADVNAATDDGRTAIDFAEEKGHAAAMEHLRSRGADEPSATPGD, from the coding sequence ATGAGCTTTGCGCAGCTGGCGGAGGTGGTGAAGGCGGGTGATGCGGAGGCGCTCCGCGCCCTGCTCCAGGGGGACGGTCACGCGGCACACGCTCGCGGAGACGATGGAGAAAGCCCGTTGCTGATGGCGCTGTACCACGGGCGGCGAGACCTGGCCGAGATGCTGGTGGCACACGGCCGCCAGCCGGACGGGTTCGAAGCCGCGGCCATGGGCGACGTGGCACGCGTGCAGGCGCTGCTGGATGAAGACGAGGGGCTGCTGACCCGCTACACGCACGACGGGTGGACGGTGCTGCACTACGCGGGCTTCTTCGGCCACCTGCCGCTGCTGCGCCTGCTGCTGGAGCACGGCGCCGATCCGCACGCCATCTCCCGCAACGGAATGAGCAACACGCCGCTGCACGCCGCGCTCGCCGGACCGCTGCCGCTGGAAGGCGTCCGCCTGCTCCTGGATGCCGGCGCGGATCCCAACGCACGCCAGCACGGGGGATTCGTGGCGCTGCACTCGGCGGCGCAGCGCGGGGCCATCGACCTGATCGACGTGCTGCTGGACGCCGACGCCGACGTCAACGCCGCCACGGACGACGGACGCACCGCCATCGACTTCGCCGAGGAGAAGGGGCACGCCGCCGCCATGGAGCACCTGCGCAGCCGCGGTGCCGACGAGCCCTCCGCCACTCCCGGCGATTGA
- a CDS encoding 4a-hydroxytetrahydrobiopterin dehydratase, translated as MDPLKTRTCEPCRKGAPTVTADEIAELHPQIPEWTIVEPGGIPRLERVFTFPDFASALEFTNRVGAIAEDEDHHPALLTEWGRVTVGWWTHKIRGLHRNDFVMAAKTDEAFGSSPAPGAG; from the coding sequence ATGGACCCGCTGAAAACCCGCACCTGCGAGCCGTGCCGCAAGGGCGCGCCCACCGTTACCGCCGACGAGATCGCCGAACTCCACCCGCAGATCCCCGAGTGGACCATCGTGGAGCCCGGCGGAATCCCGCGGCTGGAGCGCGTGTTCACCTTCCCCGACTTCGCGAGCGCGCTGGAGTTCACCAATCGTGTAGGCGCCATCGCGGAGGACGAAGACCATCATCCCGCGCTGTTGACGGAGTGGGGGCGCGTCACCGTCGGATGGTGGACGCACAAGATCCGGGGCCTGCATCGCAACGACTTCGTCATGGCCGCGAAGACGGACGAGGCGTTCGGATCGTCCCCCGCTCCGGGCGCGGGATGA
- a CDS encoding TlpA disulfide reductase family protein produces MRMMKVLSAAVVLLTACGDAPAGAVAVGKPVPPYVAQVLDGDRTSLADLQGRPVLLNVWATWCGPCQQEIPALEALHREYGPKGLRVVGVSIDQASEQQAVREFMQEYGVSFDVWLDPSGDVTSQFSMVGVPNTFLIGSDGTLLWKKVGPVHATDEELRGLIEKSLAAT; encoded by the coding sequence ATGCGGATGATGAAGGTGCTGTCCGCGGCCGTCGTGCTCCTGACGGCCTGCGGCGACGCGCCGGCGGGGGCGGTGGCGGTGGGCAAGCCGGTTCCGCCGTACGTGGCGCAGGTGCTGGATGGCGACCGCACGTCGCTCGCGGACCTGCAAGGCCGGCCCGTGCTGCTGAACGTGTGGGCCACCTGGTGCGGCCCCTGCCAGCAGGAGATCCCCGCGCTGGAGGCGCTGCACCGCGAGTACGGCCCCAAGGGGCTGCGCGTCGTCGGCGTCAGCATCGACCAGGCGAGCGAGCAGCAGGCCGTCCGCGAGTTCATGCAGGAGTACGGCGTGTCGTTCGACGTATGGCTGGACCCCAGCGGCGACGTCACCAGCCAGTTCAGCATGGTCGGCGTGCCCAACACCTTTCTGATCGGCAGCGACGGAACGCTGCTGTGGAAGAAGGTGGGCCCGGTTCACGCCACGGACGAGGAATTGCGCGGGCTGATCGAGAAGTCGCTCGCCGCCACCTGA